One Malus sylvestris chromosome 14, drMalSylv7.2, whole genome shotgun sequence DNA segment encodes these proteins:
- the LOC126598412 gene encoding WD repeat-containing protein 55-like: MEINLGHLAFDIDFHPSQQLVTTGLINGDLHLYRYTSDSVPQRVLEVHAHSESCRAVRFINNGQAILTGSPDCSILATDVETGASIARLDEAHGSAVNKLINLTESTVASGDDEGCIKVWDTRQQSCCNTFKAHEEYISDMTFAADSMKLLGTSGDGTLSVCNLRRNKVQAQSEFSEEELLSVVIMKNGRKVVCSSHIGNLLLYSWGCFKDCSDRFVDLSPNSVDVLLKLDEDRLITGSETGLISLVGILPNRVIQPIAEHSDYPVEGLAFSYDKKFLGSIAHDQMLKLWDMDELLQGSTNTSRPQAAAEDSDSDDMDMDMNPPKSNKGTKKKNASKDRVSGSSNDFFADLQMEG; encoded by the exons ATGGAGATAAATTTGGGGCACTTGGCGTTTGACATTGATTTTCATCCATCGCAGCAGTTGGTCACTACTGGTCTTATCAATGGCGACCTTCACTTGTACCGATACACATCTGATTCCGTACCACAAAG GGTGTTGGAAGTTCATGCACACAGTGAATCTTGCAGAGCTGTTCGGTTCATCAACAATGGCCAag CCATTTTGACGGGATCTCCCGACTGCTCAATTCTTGCTACGGATGTGGAAACTGGTGCTTCTATTGCTCGCCTCGACGAGGCTCACGg GTCTGCGGTCAATAAGCTTATCAATTTGACCGAGTCCACGGTGGCCTCTGGTGATGACGAAGGCTGTATTAAG GTGTGGGACACCAGGCAACAATCTTGCTGCAATACTTTTAAAGCTCATGAAGAGTACATTTCCGATATGACTTTTGCAGCTGATTCCATGAAACTCCTAGGAACTAG TGGAGATGGGACTCTTTCTGTTTGCAATCTTCGAAGAAATAAa GTTCAAGCTCAATCTGAATTTTCAGAAGAGGAGCTACTGTCCGTGGTTATCATGAAG AATGGTCGGAAAGTTGTTTGCAGCTCACATATTGGGAATCTATTATTGTATTCATGGGGCTGTTTCAAGGATTGCAG TGATCGATTTGTTGATCTCTCTCCGAATTCTGTGGATGTTTTGTTGAAG CTTGATGAAGATAGGTTGATCACTGGATCGGAAACTGGACTTATCAG CCTAGTAGGTATATTACCCAACAGAGTCATCCAACCTATTGCAGAACACTCAGACTATCCAGTTGAGGGTCTCG CTTTCTCCTATGATAAAAAGTTTCTGGGAAGTATAGCACATGATCAGATGTTGAAG CTATGGGATATGGATGAATTATTGCAAGGTTCTACAAATACATCAAGGCCTCAAGCAGCTGCAGAGGACAGCGATAGTGACGATATGGATATGGATATGAATCCTCCGAAGTCTAACAAAG gtacaaagaagaaaaatgcaAGCAAAGATCGTGTTTCGGGaagttcaaatgatttttttgctGATTTACAGATGGAGGGTTGA
- the LOC126598413 gene encoding OVARIAN TUMOR DOMAIN-containing deubiquitinating enzyme 4-like isoform X1: MKLNLDYQGYANAIVCPTINHSPKTTVCLSDCNLMQMSSTICSVVSRGASSSCCYALQTGKSGTKFVRLSNSKTRPSSIGQTSYASCFKSFFSKEIGNSRSLTVNAGGPHKRRFDISFTYHGMKTRLLVSGQGMLPKIKCNVRRVSCPQGCASSGLLFGLLVCNCSESAHAQAAHKDNKEEDSDLSYVKFSHGKKVYTDYSIIGIPGDGRCLFRSVAHGAHLRAGKSAPGESLQRELADGLRARVADEFIKRREETEWFVEGDFDTYVSQIRKPHVWGGEPELFMASHVLRMPITVYMYDEKAGGLITIAEYGQEYGRDNPIRVLYHGFGHYDALQIPGRSGGRSRL; the protein is encoded by the exons ATGAAGTTAAATCTCGATTACCAAG GCTATGCGAATGCAATTGTTTGTCCTACCATTAACCATTCGCCGAAGACTACTGTCTGCCTGAGTGACTGTAACCTAATGCAGATGAGCAGTACGATCTGTAGTGTGGTGTCACGAGGAGCATCAAGTTCATGTTGTTACGCCCTGCAGACGGGGAAGTCGGGAACAAAGTTTGTCCGTTTGTCTAACTCCAAGACTCGTCCATCCAGTATTGGCCAAACATCCTATGCAAGCTGCTTCAAATCTTTCTTCTCCAAGGAAATAGGCAACTCACGTTCATTAACAGTTAATGCTGGAGGGCCTCATAAGCGACGTTTTGACATTTCATTTACCTATCACGGTATGAAAACCAGGCTTTTGGTTTCAGGACAAGGAATGCTTCCCAAAATCAAGTGTAATGTGCGCCGTGTATCTTGCCCACAAGGATGCGCCTCTTCTGGCTTATTATTTGGGTTGTTGGTCTGTAATTGTTCTGAATCAGCGCATGCTCAAGCAGCTCACAAGGACAATAAGGAAGAGGACAGTGATTTGTCATATGTAAAATTTTCTCATGGGAAAAAGGTTTACACTGACTATTCTATCATTG GAATACCTGGTGACGGGAGGTGCTTATTCCGTTCAGTTGCTCATGGGGCTCATTTACGAGCTGGAAAATCAGCTCCCGGTGAGAGCCTTCAGAGAGAATTAGCGGATGGCTTGAGAGCTAGA GTTGCGGATGAATTTATCAAAAGGAGGGAAGAAACCGAATG GTTTGTTGAAGGCGATTTTGACACTTACGTTTCCCAAATAAGAAAGCCACATGTATGGGGAGGTGAGCCTGAGTTGTTCATGGCTTCACATGTTCTCCG GATGCCAATTACAGTATACATGTACGATGAGAAGGCCGGTGGCTTGATAACCATTGCCGAGTACGGGCAAGAATACGGCAGGGACAACCCGATCAGAGTTCTCTACCACGGCTTTGGCCATTATGATGCGTTGCAGATTCCCGGAAGGAGCGGAGGTAGATCGAGGCTTTAG
- the LOC126598413 gene encoding OVARIAN TUMOR DOMAIN-containing deubiquitinating enzyme 4-like isoform X2 yields the protein MQMSSTICSVVSRGASSSCCYALQTGKSGTKFVRLSNSKTRPSSIGQTSYASCFKSFFSKEIGNSRSLTVNAGGPHKRRFDISFTYHGMKTRLLVSGQGMLPKIKCNVRRVSCPQGCASSGLLFGLLVCNCSESAHAQAAHKDNKEEDSDLSYVKFSHGKKVYTDYSIIGIPGDGRCLFRSVAHGAHLRAGKSAPGESLQRELADGLRARVADEFIKRREETEWFVEGDFDTYVSQIRKPHVWGGEPELFMASHVLRMPITVYMYDEKAGGLITIAEYGQEYGRDNPIRVLYHGFGHYDALQIPGRSGGRSRL from the exons ATGCAGATGAGCAGTACGATCTGTAGTGTGGTGTCACGAGGAGCATCAAGTTCATGTTGTTACGCCCTGCAGACGGGGAAGTCGGGAACAAAGTTTGTCCGTTTGTCTAACTCCAAGACTCGTCCATCCAGTATTGGCCAAACATCCTATGCAAGCTGCTTCAAATCTTTCTTCTCCAAGGAAATAGGCAACTCACGTTCATTAACAGTTAATGCTGGAGGGCCTCATAAGCGACGTTTTGACATTTCATTTACCTATCACGGTATGAAAACCAGGCTTTTGGTTTCAGGACAAGGAATGCTTCCCAAAATCAAGTGTAATGTGCGCCGTGTATCTTGCCCACAAGGATGCGCCTCTTCTGGCTTATTATTTGGGTTGTTGGTCTGTAATTGTTCTGAATCAGCGCATGCTCAAGCAGCTCACAAGGACAATAAGGAAGAGGACAGTGATTTGTCATATGTAAAATTTTCTCATGGGAAAAAGGTTTACACTGACTATTCTATCATTG GAATACCTGGTGACGGGAGGTGCTTATTCCGTTCAGTTGCTCATGGGGCTCATTTACGAGCTGGAAAATCAGCTCCCGGTGAGAGCCTTCAGAGAGAATTAGCGGATGGCTTGAGAGCTAGA GTTGCGGATGAATTTATCAAAAGGAGGGAAGAAACCGAATG GTTTGTTGAAGGCGATTTTGACACTTACGTTTCCCAAATAAGAAAGCCACATGTATGGGGAGGTGAGCCTGAGTTGTTCATGGCTTCACATGTTCTCCG GATGCCAATTACAGTATACATGTACGATGAGAAGGCCGGTGGCTTGATAACCATTGCCGAGTACGGGCAAGAATACGGCAGGGACAACCCGATCAGAGTTCTCTACCACGGCTTTGGCCATTATGATGCGTTGCAGATTCCCGGAAGGAGCGGAGGTAGATCGAGGCTTTAG
- the LOC126598613 gene encoding receptor protein kinase-like protein ZAR1 encodes MMLFLLQIALLLVPEVVHCLNQDGLSLLALKSAIETDPTRILDSWSESDPTPCHWHGVACTGNRVTDLLLTNKRLTGYIPSELGHLDSLKRLNLSNNNFSMPMPAHLFNADALISLDLSNNSLVGPIPDQIRSLKALNHLDLSSNLLNGSLPESLAELPSLAGTLNLSYNKFSGGVPASYGRIPVLVSLDLRHNNLTGKVPQVGSLANQGPTAFSENPSLCGIPLEIPCPEAQNPDSPKSGGEDVQKPLNPDPSLVRRAEQRENGSGVSVTVPIISGVSVVVGAVSVSVWLLRVKSRAKEGKTGKEKVVKEVAVVVEDEGEGQNGTFVVVDEGFELELEDLLRASAYVVGKSRSGITYRVVAGNSGKGSGAAPSVVAVRRLSEGDAAWRFKEFEAEAEAMGKVVHPNIVRLRAYYYANDEKLLVTDFIRNGSLYNALHGKLTNSLPPLPWTARLKIAQGTARGLVYIHEHSPRKYVHGSIKSTKILLNDDLQPYISGVGLARLMLGTSKFTTSASRKHNSNQSIVASGMAGPSSSTIYLAPEARVSGSKFTQKCDVYSFGIVLLEILTGRLPDEELENGGEGLESLVRKTFRDERPLSEIIDPVLVQEVYAKKQVVEAFHIALNCTELDPELRPRMKTVSESLDRIRLQC; translated from the coding sequence atgatgCTTTTTTTGCTGCAAATTGCTCTACTTCTGGTTCCTGAAGTGGTGCACTGTCTCAACCAAGATGGACTCTCCCTCCTCGCACTCAAATCAGCAATCGAAACCGACCCGACACGGATCCTCGACTCCTGGTCGGAATCCGATCCCACCCCCTGCCACTGGCACGGCGTCGCCTGCACCGGCAACCGAGTCACCGACCTCCTCCTCACCAACAAACGCCTCACTGGCTACATTCCCTCCGAACTTGGTCACCTTGACTCGCTCAAGCGACTCAATCTTTCAAACAACAACTTCTCCATGCCCATGCCGGCCCACCTCTTCAACGCCGACGCCCTCATTTCTCTCGACCTCTCCAACAACTCTCTCGTGGGTCCAATCCCGGACCAAATCCGATCACTCAAGGCACTGAACCACCTCGACCTGTCTTCCAATCTCCTCAACGGCTCCCTCCCCGAGTCTCTCGCCGAGCTTCCCTCCCTCGCTGGAACCCTGAACCTCTCGTACAACAAATTCTCCGGCGGAGTTCCGGCTTCGTACGGGCGGATTCCGGTGCTCGTGAGCCTGGACCTCCGGCACAACAACCTCACCGGAAAAGTGCCTCAGGTGGGATCGCTGGCGAACCAGGGCCCCACCgcgttttccgaaaaccctagcctcTGCGGGATTCCGTTGGAAATTCCGTGCCCGGAAGCCCAAAACCCTGATTCCCCGAAAAGCGGAGGTGAGGATGTTCAAAAGCCTCTCAACCCGGATCCGAGTTTGGTACGGAGGGCAGAGCAGCGAGAAAATGGGAGCGGCGTGTCAGTGACGGTTCCGATAATTTCGGGCGTTTCGGTGGTGGTTGGGGCAGTGTCGGTATCGGTGTGGCTGCTTCGCGTAAAAAGCAGGGCGAAGGAGGGAAAAACGGGAAAAGAGAAAGTGGTAAAGGAGGTGGCTGTCGTGGTGGAGGATGAGGGGGAAGGGCAAAATGGTACATTCGTGGTGGTGGACGAGGGGTTCGAGTTGGAATTGGAGGATTTGCTGAGGGCATCGGCGTACGTGGTGGGGAAGAGCAGGAGTGGGATTACGTACAGAGTGGTCGCCGGGAATAGCGGGAAGGGATCTGGTGCGGCGCCGTCGGTTGTGGCCGTGAGAAGGCTGAGCGAGGGTGACGCCGCGTGGCGGTTCAAGGAGTTTGAGGCTGAGGCGGAGGCGATGGGGAAGGTGGTCCACCCCAATATCGTCCGCCTGAGAGCATATTACTATGCGAATGATGAGAAACTTCTGGTTACTGATTTCATTCGCAATGGCAGCTTGTACAATGCACTCCATGGTAAATTAACCAACTCTTTGCCACCATTGCCATGGACGGCAAGGTTAAAAATTGCTCAGGGGACCGCAAGGGGTTTGGTGTACATACATGAACACAGCCCTCGAAAGTATGTTCATGGAAGCATTAAGTCGACAAAGATCCTTCTCAACGATGATCTCCAACCTTACATATCCGGGGTCGGATTGGCACGTCTTATGTTGGGTACCTCAAAGTTCACCACTTCAGCGTCGAGAAAGCACAACTCGAATCAATCCATTGTGGCTTCTGGTATGGCTGGTCCAAGTTCTTCAACCATTTACTTGGCGCCCGAGGCCCGAGTTTCTGGCAGCAAGTTCACTCAGAAATGTGATGTGTACTCCTTTGGAATTGTGCTCTTGGAGATCTTGACTGGAAGGTTGCCAGATGAGGAGCTCGAAAATGGTGGCGAGGGACTCGAGAGTCTGGTCAGGAAGACATTCAGAGATGAGCGCCCCTTGTCTGAGATCATAGACCCTGTACTTGTGCAAGAAGTTTATGCAAAGAAGCAAGTTGTTGAAGCCTTTCACATTGCCCTTAATTGCACTGAGCTCGATCCCGAACTGCGTCCAAGGATGAAAACTGTCTCCGAGAGTCTTGATCGCATCAGACTGCAATGTTAA